In Plasmodium relictum strain SGS1 genome assembly, chromosome: 7, the genomic stretch TGATTGTGAATATtccaatatttttttaatgaataaaaaattgttcactaatattaataagtgcgtcaaaaaatatataaatgataaaaaaaaatgtagtaaaaaagaaaatgatatttGCAATTGCATAACTAATATAATCGTAAACATAAACAGTGATGCTAGACTTcggtaatttttttttttcttttatcaataaataaatttctcatttgtacatatatatatatatatttaacttattcataaaattattagtGAAATAGTTAATACAGCTAAAAATGAagttaaaaatgtaaaaaatattttaataaaaataaaaaagattgaAAATTTAGTAGACAAGTTAATTAAATATGATAacgaaaatataattataaatgaagaagaaaaaaaaaaaaactatcaAGGAAAAGGAgcaaaagaagaagaagatacTAAAaacgataaaaaaaatgaatatgatGAAGATAATGAAAAGAATGAATATGATAAAGAGAGTGAAGATGATAAAGAAAGTGAAGATGATAAAGAAAGCGAAGATGATGAGGAAAGTGAAGATGATGAGGAAAGTGAGAATGATGAAGAAAGCAAAgatgatgaagaaaataaaattaaagaagaCATAAATCAAGAAAGTACTGAATATTGTAAAACTActgaaaattattataatagaGACAATATTCACAAACAAGAgaatgaaaaagaattagACATTATTGATAGAAAAGATGGATTTATCATAAATAGTAAAGGAAATTCAGTTATAGCAAATTACAATAAAAGTAATAAGTACAAAGAaagtcaaaaaaaaaacaaaagaaaatattgcgaaatagaaaaaaatagctTAAAAGAAAAGAGTAATGAttctatatttaataaatcaagtaattctttatcaaataaaattCATGAGAGAACTTTTTCTGAAATGTTTTCCTctgaagaaaagaaaaaaaaaaaaaaaatggaaaattaTGGTGAGGATAGTGAAAGTATAAAAACTTtctattttgaaaattttgactttaaCTTTGTTTTACTTGGAAGTGTAAAAAAAGGATCAGATAGGCATAAATCATTATTGTTTaaagttaaatttttcaaaaaaaggaataaataaaaatactatcATTAATAatcaataatattaatataaactttattttatttttgaataaatcaaaatattAATAGGTGTTATGCGATTCTTTGGATATTCCTTGTAGATTCGTTCGCTACATTAAGaacaaaaatgtaaaatattttaatcttGTTTTAATACCATCTATTCCaggtaatttttatttaaatatgttctttaatttttttgtattttattttttcttatacaATTATACACTAATTCActtctacttttttttttaaaaagaacaTAATATTATTGAAAGTATTATACCTATATTTTGGgagaaaaagataaaaaataaattaaatttaaatacacAATCTAAAATAACAATTTcaaattttctaaataatatagaaattaaatttaattatcttgataatttttttttaaagtaaataaacaataatcttatttttattatatatatgtttttcatttatatatatatattttttcttattagaATATGGAAAAATAATAACGAATTAATTGATTTAGATGtctattttacttttaaaaagaaaCTAGGAATTGGGGGATTTGGTGAAGTATGGAAAGTATCACTTAAAAATGAAGAGTTTTatagttctttttttttttttagtataaaaaatacttCAAATTTCgctttaaaaataatggaCATgaagtaatataaataattcaaCTAATATtagtatatttataaaaaaaaaatttttttttttcatttagtgaatttaatttaaatgaatctCTTATCATGAGAGAAAAAGCACATATTAATGTAATACAAATTTATTGTGTTTTTAAaggtaataataatattttatcttagatacaattttatatatttaaataaaaatattaatattattattttaggttatcaaatattaataaatagacAACacgaaaaagaaaaaaaagaatctCTTTGTTTTCTTTTAGAGCTAGCTGATACATCATtaggtatatatatatatatatatttatatatatatatttatatttatatatatttttttttttcgaattatttttttttcttcagaGAAAGTGTTCTGTGATAATAgcataatatataatttaaattttataagaatAACTCTTTTAGAAATAGCCAAGTAAGAATAATATTGGtggatatatattttataattttcatttcttgaatatatatatattattattttatttattatttttttttctcagtGTAATGTCGCATATTCATAAGCCAAATATTAAGCAGGAATTTTACATTTATCGAGATTTAAAACCAGATAATATTCTGATAAAGGTTTAATAgatatctaaaaaaaaattttttatttttaatgtgatatttttaattgaaacaatcatttctttttcaatttattatgtctttttttatttcatatttatatatatgtttttttcttttttttttgaagaataataaaatattaataactgattttaatttatcaagAAAGGTAGATcaaaattttgaatatttaatGAGTCAGTGTTGTGGAACAATAGGACATTTAGCACCTGAACAGAAAAGTGTAGCTTATGATAAGAATGTTGATATTTGGGCTTTTTCAATTAttatatcaaaatttttaaaacatcaaaattttcattatttttctcatcacaattataatattaatttaaatcattttcatATTCAAGTAACATTATTGataaaatgtatttatatttatctattaatcaattcatatatatatatatactttccTTATTTATaggataaatttttaataaatctaCTTTTAGCCTGTATTGATGATAATCCTTTTATGAGACCTACTTTTGATGAAATAACtaagtatatttatatgcatttatccaaatttttttaatattttaatcatCTAACTAAATTTCATTAGATGATTATTTTTCCTAGTTTATTAATGTATCGACTCactaaaatatatgtttaaaaactttaattataattttttttatttataactgttttattttattttatttttttcttatttacaCATAGATTATTAATCAATGAAATAATTAGAAATGAATTGGAAAATTACTTTAGATCCAAAATTATTAACacatttaaagaaaaataataaagggATATCTTTTTTTGAGCTTTTCCAATATGCCCTATatatgaaaagaaaataagaaaaaaactaACAATAATTTTACTGAAACGcctatgaaatttttttttttagattttaaaaataattatcagATTACTTATAAAtctattctatttttaaaatagtatatttcattttattaataaaaaatatatatttatttttaaatttgtttgagagttttttttaaaaaaaaaaaaaaattgtaaatgtgaatattatctaaaattaaataatttatgtttcattaatttttaaaaacctaaacttttttaaaaaaaatttatttataaaatattctatttttttttaaaaataaaaattaaaaacaaaatctccattaaaaaaatgcaaaaaaatacttaaaatagtgcaaattttaaaaaaatgaaataactTAATGTTTGAAGCATATACAATAATTAAAAGAGATTGATAAATCAAAtagaataattatataattacatatatgattatatatattgatgcacatgtatttattttgtcagataaaatatagaaatagtTGACAGAAAAGAAACTAATCCAAAAGAAATACTTATGTATTTTAATGTTAATAAACTGTAGAAAACATTTACGAGTAAACTACATATAAATGTATTAGCTATCCTGCTAGTATATAAAATAGACATATTTAGAGAAAAATATTGTTctccatatttttttagagtTACAACAGGAATAGTAACTAAACTTCCGCctatacaaaaataaaagatagaGCAAATAAGTAgatacaatatatatatgtgggAAATTAAAGGTAGGATAAAGCAACAGGAGAACACACAAGAacctaataataataaaatatagctGAAATCAAATTTATCATAAAGATATCCCCAAATTAACCTTCCTATTATATTTGATACACTATTAGCAAAACTTCCATTTAAtgttataattttatcttcTACATTTGTATAATTAATACCAATAATCTTCCAAtacattataataaaatttatataagagTTAAATAATACTATAGATAGCCAAAggattataaaatttttatcttctGTGCATTTTatattgtaaaatttttttttacattcatTTTCATATGTATTCAATTTgtcattctttttattacaaagagaattattttcttttttatatccaTTAACATCAGTTGCTtgtatttcattatttgaaTCATTGATAGAgttattattctttataaatCTCTCAGTTAAACAAGTACCTGCACCATCCTTACAATTACCATTTTCATCGTAAATTATACTATCattcttattattttctttaaattcaTTAGTTAAATCATTTTGAAatgtttcttctttttcttgtGGTAATAATACtacttcattttcttctaaatttactattttattatcaGAATTCTTCATGTCTATTTCTTTGGCAAGTACTTTTTCTGAATTTTCATTACTTTCCTTAATATCAATTGTAGCTAAAAATCCACCTAAactacataaaaataaagccATAATAGATTGAATAAAAAGAACATGAGAAAGTCTATTCAAAACCTCTTCgtcattaaaatataattcttttgAGTCACTATTTGCTTCCATAGAAGGTAAaacattatttttgttaataagAAGAGTTTGTAAAGGGCAATATAAAAAAGGGCATAATGAAATAGCAGATATTACAATACCACTTATTAATCccctattatttttaaaatatttatatgtacAAGATAGAGGTATAGTAAAACTTATTCCATATCCTATACCATGCATAATCCCCATGAATAGACatagtaaaaaataagaatgaaCATATATTGATGATAAATAAAATGCTAAGAATGTATTAAAACTACATAATAGTATAGTTGCTCTCACGCCTAATTTTTTCTGAACATGATTTCCAATTAACATTGAAACTCCTAAAGTAATTATGCATAACTCATAAATAATAGATACGTCTTTGTAAGTTACATAATTACCTTTATATCTTAAATAAGAAgtcaaataaatatttaagttTCCATAGGAATTTACTActcctaaaaaaaaaattacaaaaaaaaatataaatacatatatattattatcataaatatataaaaaaaataaaaatatataaataatctctcaaacatataaaaattagaaaaaaatattaatatttaaaattatggaatataatgtatattttaaaattctaatatagataaaataaaaaaggtgTATACATATGTACAAacacataataaaaaaaaaaaaaaaaaaattcaataaaCAAACTTGTAAAACTATCTCAATATCTTCTCTAAAAAtctcttatatttttttgtttttatattttaattttttttattttaacctATGTTGagattatataaaaaggCACCAAATAATACAATATATGGTATTACTGTTTTAGGTATACAGTTCATCATAATTTATgtaatatttgttttttgtttttttattaggaAAACATAACAcaaaaactaatatatataaaactatTCCTTTCTAATTAGATGCAAGGAAATTTTAATACTTTAACTTATTAATGAATATTTAACTTTCATTTATTGTGATATctaatcttttaaaaaaaaaaatgaaaaaaaataaggttaaattttttatttagtagGAATATAATTTAGTTAAGTAAAAatgaactattttttttttttttattttaaaagtaaatatgtaaaattataaaaaataaaataaaaggttATAAACTATATTAGGATTAGCTTGTATTCGtatgtaaaatttaataataaagtatataagctaatttttacaaaaatcgattttttttagtttaaaaaaaggaataaataagtgtaattataaaacaatttatttttaaatgtgaattttctcttttcatttcttttttttttttttatatatattcaagTAAATTAGAAGTGAAATTCGAAATTCATCtcacatatataaaatttacataattgttttgataaaaatctttatattcctttttaaatatattttcaagtatatttttttttgatggagttaattttttttataatcagGGGAAATCATTGTATTTTTCCTTCCTTCTctaaatgaaagaaaaaaaaaagtaatcgACTTATTCCATGATCATAAAGCACATTGTTGATACTCatatattacaaaaatataatttttgaatACATCTTTAGCATaccttttaaatatttaatttttactattaATGAATTGttttaatagtaataatacattatttattgtatttaatttgtttttatctttatatttcCAAATTCTCAATTGAATCAAAATGTATTAAATTCAAAAGCGCCTccaattaaagaaaaaaaaaaaaaatgcattttGGTTATAATAATGTATGTATTTATGCAATTCATTAAtgctttttataaattttgttaCTATTTAATAGGGTGCTAATAGACGTTTCAATgcttattaaataataataaaatataaaaatattttgtatcTCCTGTTAgaattacttttattttaaatttattttaatttgttttacttttttttttcctttttatgaACACTCTtacaataaatttaaaaaaaaaaaaattcatgaAAATGCACTCTAAGAAGGCAAATGAAAGTATGTAAGTTTCTTAGTAATATATACGGTTGCAACACTTGAAAAGCAAAATTTAAAGAGAAAGTATTTGTttcatatctttttttttattttatattaaagtgtataaaaactttaaaattattgaaataaaatatttttttaataaaaaaaaaaaataaaaatagaaaaaaatttttaaaagttgtaaataatgtaatttttagaaagtctttaaattttacataaaacatataaaactatttcaaataaatgctaaaaatataacaatttattttttttattcttgtTTTACACAttttaaacatatttttGCAACTCCAAAGATGTATTGGAATAAAAGAGACTCACTCAaggtaaaaattaaaaaaaaaaaaagtgaaaatttttattcattctAATAAGAAATTAACtttacacatatatatattattaattataattatgatTAAATGATACATagacaaaattaaaattttttaaattaatatatatatgatacaGAATCCATTAACCacagaaaattattttttcttctatttctttttttttttttttaaatttctaccaaatttttaattttctaagGATATAAGACTTTTTgaaagtaaaatttaatatttagtGGGCCATTAGGGGatatttaaataacttaactatttaaaattgcattttttatatgcataCTTTTCTAATGCtgcataaaaaattttattttttttttattttctttcaaTCATCTATAGGATTCTTAGAATCATCTCTTTtaatcttaaaaaaattatatatttttatgcatatatatataaagaaaaaatttttaataaacttcTCTTTTCTTCCTAtctttacatatataaatgtgtATTCTATAATATAGCAAGTTTAATATATTGATTTTATTTGTACttccataaaaaaaattaaagaaaaaattaattctatCTGGAACATCATAATAATGTGTTTTAattctataaaaaagaatatgaaaaaaagaaaaaaaaaaaggcgTATTTTTAAATTCCTCCATAACTCAATATGATATATTTAGatccaatttttttttatttgtaaaaaatatttttttgt encodes the following:
- a CDS encoding protein kinase, putative, translated to MNNNSNNYNNNYKVSNSSINNTNNFHSNISNSYNSNTNISTNIRDNYNSNVDKNINNNFDDNITSLHTPTSNNNSNKSKDSKESELDHIQNENEKNGTNENKHKTHIETLRKLKSNQEINLKRGDEINKNICLFISDDLILKRNNEVLNEFIKKLSINTFNLYFPKYSNNYNQIPMVLLLLSGEIDDILIGLKYLTDNIDQINFLVLNFLNKLKKKKKVKNNQVILYLIDFVLNKLYEKNLNYRYKKTYILDFYDNLVYNKKTFFEPGIFNDAIDIKDLRLIYFYKHDIKIKKEKSFIKKNHLANNNDMSINEMYAMNNFSINSNLIKQDFLIKNSAYDLNFKYFIKKKKKLVGEIPVPNRYIGLFKCFKENSIFDCEYSNIFLMNKKLFTNINKCVKKYINDKKKCSKKENDICNCITNIIVNINSDARLREIVNTAKNEVKNVKNILIKIKKIENLVDKLIKYDNENIIINEEEKKKNYQGKGAKEEEDTKNDKKNEYDEDNEKNEYDKESEDDKESEDDKESEDDEESEDDEESENDEESKDDEENKIKEDINQESTEYCKTTENYYNRDNIHKQENEKELDIIDRKDGFIINSKGNSVIANYNKSNKYKESQKKNKRKYCEIEKNSLKEKSNDSIFNKSSNSLSNKIHERTFSEMFSSEEKKKKKKMENYGEDSESIKTFYFENFDFNFVLLGSVKKGSDRHKSLLFKVLCDSLDIPCRFVRYIKNKNVKYFNLVLIPSIPEHNIIESIIPIFWEKKIKNKLNLNTQSKITISNFLNNIEIKFNYLDNFFLKIWKNNNELIDLDVYFTFKKKLGIGGFGEVWKVSLKNEEFYSSFFFFSIKNTSNFALKIMDMNEFNLNESLIMREKAHINVIQIYCVFKGYQILINRQHEKEKKESLCFLLELADTSLEKVFCDNSIIYNLNFIRITLLEIANVMSHIHKPNIKQEFYIYRDLKPDNILIKNNKILITDFNLSRKVDQNFEYLMSQCCGTIGHLAPEQKSVAYDKNVDIWAFSIIISKFLKHQNFHYFSHHNYNINLNHFHIQDKFLINLLLACIDDNPFMRPTFDEITKLLINEIIRNELENYFRSKIINTFKEK
- a CDS encoding monocarboxylate transporter, putative translates to MNCIPKTVIPYIVLFGAFLYNLNIGVVNSYGNLNIYLTSYLRYKGNYVTYKDVSIIYELCIITLGVSMLIGNHVQKKLGVRATILLCSFNTFLAFYLSSIYVHSYFLLCLFMGIMHGIGYGISFTIPLSCTYKYFKNNRGLISGIVISAISLCPFLYCPLQTLLINKNNVLPSMEANSDSKELYFNDEEVLNRLSHVLFIQSIMALFLCSLGGFLATIDIKESNENSEKVLAKEIDMKNSDNKIVNLEENEVVLLPQEKEETFQNDLTNEFKENNKNDSIIYDENGNCKDGAGTCLTERFIKNNNSINDSNNEIQATDVNGYKKENNSLCNKKNDKLNTYENECKKKFYNIKCTEDKNFIILWLSIVLFNSYINFIIMYWKIIGINYTNVEDKIITLNGSFANSVSNIIGRLIWGYLYDKFDFSYILLLLGSCVFSCCFILPLISHIYILYLLICSIFYFCIGGSLVTIPVVTLKKYGEQYFSLNMSILYTSRIANTFICSLLVNVFYSLLTLKYISISFGLVSFLSTISIFYLTK